A window of the Tunturibacter empetritectus genome harbors these coding sequences:
- a CDS encoding HAD family acid phosphatase, with amino-acid sequence MRMRRLHRSGELSALGGGLRLVGVVALAGGVCLAQVGPPVCAVPSGKQAASLRPRVGPRPTVEVAVATAETAAADPTMVVAAEPMENFGVARYRLEDYADCVGTGGCYWADLDAQAKRAEAELKRLIAAEKTGEKLALVLDIDETALTNYCEMKREDYGFISVPFNEWAVSAEADMAIPGTLRLFNEARAAGLEVFFITGRPGEQKAATAKNLEAAGYRGWKGLALREGPEKTMATVAYKSEERKRIVDAGYRIVMSVGDQWSDLNGEPRAEISVKLPNPFYYLP; translated from the coding sequence ATGCGGATGAGGCGACTGCATCGAAGCGGTGAGCTAAGTGCTTTAGGCGGCGGGTTGCGTTTGGTGGGTGTGGTGGCGCTGGCTGGTGGAGTTTGTCTGGCGCAGGTTGGGCCGCCGGTTTGTGCTGTGCCGTCGGGGAAGCAGGCGGCTAGTTTGCGGCCTCGGGTGGGGCCGAGGCCTACGGTGGAAGTCGCAGTGGCTACGGCGGAGACGGCGGCGGCTGATCCGACGATGGTGGTGGCGGCGGAGCCGATGGAGAACTTCGGTGTGGCGCGGTATCGGCTGGAGGACTACGCCGATTGCGTGGGGACGGGTGGGTGTTACTGGGCGGATCTGGACGCTCAAGCGAAGAGGGCCGAGGCAGAGTTGAAGCGGCTGATCGCTGCGGAGAAGACTGGCGAGAAGTTGGCGCTGGTGCTGGATATCGATGAGACTGCGCTGACGAACTACTGCGAGATGAAGCGGGAGGACTACGGATTTATCTCGGTGCCTTTCAATGAGTGGGCGGTCTCCGCCGAAGCGGATATGGCGATACCGGGGACACTTCGGTTGTTCAACGAAGCTCGGGCTGCGGGGCTGGAGGTCTTTTTTATTACGGGTCGGCCTGGGGAGCAAAAGGCGGCCACGGCGAAGAACCTGGAGGCCGCGGGGTATCGGGGATGGAAGGGGCTTGCGTTGCGCGAGGGGCCTGAGAAGACGATGGCTACGGTTGCCTACAAGAGCGAGGAGCGGAAGAGGATTGTGGATGCAGGGTATCGCATTGTGATGAGCGTGGGGGATCAGTGGAGTGACCTGAATGGGGAGCCAAGAGCGGAAATCAGCGTAAAACTACCGAATCCCTTTTACTATTTGCCTTAG
- a CDS encoding TetR/AcrR family transcriptional regulator: protein MRPGLKRLAKKTRPDSIRAEVPATGPGSEKYQRILDAAVEVIAEHGYFSSPVSAIAKRAGVADGTIYLYFKSKDDVLRTAIDSTFDKFHRQVEEEFRTLHDPRAQLEYIAQVHLESHAVNRSMAVLMQTEVRQSAKFIAEFSHHHLVKYIQVVREVVRRGQQEGIFRRDVSDGVVAHCMFGAIDELLSSAVFTGRVYDSKATAAQVMDVLLSGIQTK, encoded by the coding sequence TTGAGGCCTGGACTGAAACGATTAGCGAAGAAGACGAGGCCTGATTCGATTAGGGCAGAGGTGCCGGCAACGGGACCCGGAAGCGAAAAATATCAACGCATTCTGGATGCGGCGGTGGAGGTGATCGCCGAGCATGGCTATTTCAGCTCGCCAGTGAGTGCGATTGCGAAGCGCGCCGGGGTGGCGGATGGGACGATCTATCTCTACTTCAAGAGTAAGGATGACGTGCTGCGGACGGCGATCGACTCGACCTTCGATAAGTTTCATCGGCAGGTGGAGGAGGAGTTCAGGACTCTGCATGATCCGCGGGCGCAGTTGGAGTACATCGCGCAGGTTCACCTGGAGAGTCATGCGGTGAATCGCAGCATGGCGGTGTTGATGCAGACCGAGGTGCGGCAGAGCGCGAAGTTTATCGCGGAGTTTTCGCATCATCATCTGGTGAAGTACATCCAGGTGGTGCGCGAGGTGGTGCGGCGGGGGCAGCAGGAGGGGATCTTCCGGCGGGATGTTTCCGATGGCGTGGTGGCTCACTGCATGTTCGGGGCGATCGATGAGCTGCTGAGTTCTGCTGTGTTTACAGGGCGGGTCTATGATTCGAAGGCGACGGCTGCTCAGGTGATGGATGTGCTGCTGAGCGGGATTCAGACGAAGTGA
- a CDS encoding AMP-dependent synthetase/ligase, whose amino-acid sequence MFDFSTLNDVLEQVTGRGSRAVMMGQGADGAWKPITSDELYGQVRALADVLRGWGVAQGDRVAILSENRWEWAVTDFATLSIGAVDVPLYPTLTPDQIGYMLRDSGSKVAVLSSREQYDKLSAAGDLPELKHVVVMDAGEFPNAESFGTLMDGAKARQQRDVEFDGMLKRVKPEDLATIIYTSGTTGEPKGVMLTHGNLTSNVNFSTGEMGFTEKDSCISFLPLSHVTARHTDYAFLSYGVKLAYCPKFDQLAPAMQAVKPTVFLAVPRVYEKIRQAVEGKSAASPAKLKILRWALGVGKKHRAEILGGKTPGSLSWKVANKLVYSKIREAFGGRAEVFISGGAPLGMDSAGWFADVGIRIFEGYGLTETSPVIAVNYPEAHRIGTVGQALKNVECRFAEDGELEVRGPSVFVGYWKKEEATKEAFTADGWFKTGDIGNIDTDGYLSITDRKKELLKTSGGKLIAPQPIENKLKANVLVGQAALVGDKHKFACVLISPNFAALEGWAKGQGVAAGDRAALVKDAKVVKAYQEIVDKVNMGLANFESMKRMSLVADEWSVEDGTLTPSMKLKRRVVEQKYAKEIGDFYADEATASKR is encoded by the coding sequence ATGTTTGATTTTTCGACTTTGAATGATGTTCTGGAGCAGGTTACGGGACGGGGCAGCCGGGCAGTGATGATGGGGCAGGGCGCGGATGGGGCGTGGAAGCCGATTACTTCTGATGAGCTTTATGGGCAAGTGCGGGCGCTGGCGGATGTGCTTCGCGGCTGGGGTGTGGCCCAGGGCGATCGCGTGGCGATTCTTTCGGAGAACCGGTGGGAGTGGGCGGTGACGGACTTTGCGACGCTGTCGATTGGAGCGGTGGATGTGCCGCTGTATCCGACGCTGACGCCGGATCAGATTGGATATATGTTGCGGGACTCGGGCTCGAAGGTGGCGGTGCTGTCGTCGCGGGAGCAGTATGACAAGCTGTCGGCTGCGGGGGATCTGCCGGAGTTAAAGCATGTGGTGGTGATGGATGCGGGAGAGTTTCCGAATGCTGAGAGCTTTGGCACGTTGATGGATGGCGCGAAGGCGAGGCAGCAGAGAGATGTGGAGTTCGATGGAATGTTGAAGAGGGTGAAGCCGGAGGATCTGGCGACGATTATCTACACGTCCGGCACGACCGGTGAACCGAAGGGTGTGATGTTGACGCATGGAAATCTGACCAGCAACGTGAACTTCTCGACGGGGGAGATGGGTTTTACGGAGAAGGACAGCTGCATCTCGTTTTTGCCGCTGTCGCACGTAACGGCTCGACATACGGACTATGCGTTCCTGAGTTATGGGGTGAAGCTGGCTTACTGCCCAAAGTTCGACCAGCTGGCGCCGGCGATGCAGGCGGTGAAGCCGACGGTGTTTCTTGCGGTGCCTCGGGTGTATGAAAAGATTCGGCAGGCGGTGGAGGGGAAGTCGGCTGCGTCACCGGCGAAGTTGAAGATACTGCGCTGGGCTCTGGGCGTGGGGAAGAAGCATCGGGCGGAGATATTGGGGGGAAAGACTCCTGGTTCGCTGAGCTGGAAGGTTGCGAACAAGCTGGTGTACTCGAAGATTCGCGAGGCGTTTGGGGGGCGCGCGGAGGTGTTTATCTCGGGCGGCGCGCCGCTGGGGATGGATTCGGCGGGATGGTTTGCGGATGTAGGGATTCGGATCTTTGAAGGGTATGGGTTGACGGAGACCTCGCCGGTGATTGCGGTGAACTATCCGGAGGCGCACCGGATTGGGACGGTTGGGCAGGCGCTGAAGAATGTGGAGTGCCGGTTTGCGGAAGATGGAGAACTGGAGGTGAGAGGCCCTTCGGTGTTTGTGGGGTATTGGAAGAAGGAGGAAGCGACGAAGGAGGCGTTTACTGCGGATGGGTGGTTCAAGACTGGTGATATTGGGAATATCGATACGGACGGGTACTTGTCGATTACGGACAGGAAGAAGGAGCTGTTGAAGACCAGTGGCGGGAAGCTGATTGCTCCGCAGCCAATTGAGAATAAGCTGAAGGCGAATGTTCTAGTGGGGCAGGCGGCTCTGGTGGGAGATAAACACAAGTTTGCGTGTGTGCTGATTTCGCCGAACTTTGCGGCGCTTGAGGGATGGGCGAAGGGGCAGGGAGTTGCTGCGGGGGATCGTGCGGCTCTGGTGAAGGATGCGAAGGTGGTGAAGGCTTACCAGGAGATCGTGGATAAGGTGAATATGGGTCTGGCGAACTTCGAGAGTATGAAGCGGATGAGTTTGGTTGCTGACGAGTGGAGCGTGGAGGATGGAACGCTGACTCCTAGTATGAAGCTGAAACGGCGTGTGGTGGAGCAGAAGTACGCGAAGGAGATTGGAGATTTCTATGCGGATGAGGCGACTGCATCGAAGCGGTGA
- a CDS encoding glutamate synthase-related protein, whose product MERSLAASLSPTRRDVGVSSAVSPSLIDERFDHDSCGVGFVASVDAAASHVILEQALTALGRLAHRGATAADGKSSDGVGVMTAVPRSLLVKAANLSIDEKQVLGVGMLLIPMAETRAEEIVDRCLQSHDFEILCWRDVPVKTEYLGQTALETMPKIRQVLIVDATDAEPETMERRLYLARKQFERAHEQGDVTGYVCSMSSQTIVYKAMCTGVFLRDFYPDLASEDYVTPFAVFHQRYATNTSPTWHRAQPGRKLGHNGEINTVWGNRARMDARDSTLPVECKPVLTKDGTDSTSLDEAVELLSQNGRTLAEAVRMLLPPATEGHHESSFLRYHTDCAEPWDGPAALAFSDGRVVGAALDRNGLRPCRFAITSGGLVVAGSEAGLVDLDPEEVTHSGRLGPGQMLLVDLEHHKVYEDEELLELFDAGATYAKLMEDTPLIAAEAGAVDSAALAAVQRGFGYTREDVKMILQPMALEGKDAVYSMGDDTPLAFLARSPRPIYAYFRQRFAQVTNPPIDSLRESCVVSLHTRLGPWPHMLDKNAPLPGVSLPSPFLTLGQVEALRKGEYPHKEELKLAELQAVFGAEKTLTQGIDELCMQAIKLVREGARILLLSDRSASVERLPIPMAMATGAVHHSLVDAGLRTLAGLAVEAGDCRDIHHAAVLIGYGAGAVCPWLALETGRSLAPAGTDAADAERKMMKSLDGGLAKVMSKMGISVVDSYRGAHLFDILGLHSSVVARCFFGTPAPLSGVGFAEVERQLRQTWTPGEAAAAASAELPDYGWVRFRKADVSEPHAWQPPTVKALQSVVGSARNVPQPADPAGAFAIYTRDVIARDPAVLRDLLEIRPAGPELSLSDVETPASLCKRFVASAMSLGSLSPEAHQTITAAMNMLGGRSNTGEGGEDSAVYRLHPEGAERVDSGGGMSLAARSGGGAAVAEAAVEAPAVHVSSNMNLNNKIKQIASGRFGVTAEYLVHAEEIEIKVAQGAKPGEGGQLPGHKVSGLIARLRHAQPGVSLISPPPHHDIYSIEDLAQLIYDLKRVNPKAAIGVKLVSGCGVGTVAAGVAKAYADYIVIAGNTGGTGAAALSSIKYAGNPWELGLAEAQQVLMQNGMRGRVRLRTDGGLATARDILIAALLGADEYAFGTAVLVVLGCDMARQCHLNTCPTGIATQKPELRAKFRGKPEHVVRFFEQLSGDLQHLLARYGLPSIEAAIGRADLLEQVRFDGNLDLQPMLAKVSDGPSRFMGVRNTQPVAGPPLDEAWVGPAMAATDAGEPFVVDSKIANSDRAVGSRLAGELALRRAQGELVADVTFNLTGTAGQSFGAFTVDGMKLVLEGQANDFVGKGLSGGELVIRARGLAAKDSGKHVILGNVALYGATSGRLFAAGRAGERFAVRNSGAIAVVEGVGDHGCEYMTGGVVAILGRVGINFGAGMTGGLAWVFDADGSFVSGLRYHSEFIDAEAFDAVGAEAQESLRALIAEHVRESGSGLGQTMLADWPARAVGFIRLTPRPQA is encoded by the coding sequence GAGCAGCGACGGGGTTGGCGTGATGACTGCGGTTCCGCGGTCTCTGCTGGTTAAAGCTGCGAATCTTTCGATTGATGAAAAACAAGTGCTGGGCGTTGGGATGCTGCTAATTCCGATGGCGGAGACGCGTGCTGAAGAGATTGTGGATCGGTGTCTGCAGTCTCATGACTTTGAGATTTTGTGTTGGCGCGATGTGCCTGTGAAGACGGAATACCTAGGGCAGACGGCGCTGGAGACGATGCCGAAGATTCGTCAGGTGCTGATCGTCGATGCGACGGATGCAGAGCCGGAGACGATGGAGCGGCGGCTGTATCTTGCGCGGAAGCAATTTGAGCGGGCGCATGAGCAGGGCGATGTAACGGGGTATGTGTGCTCGATGTCGTCGCAGACGATTGTCTATAAGGCGATGTGCACGGGCGTTTTTCTGCGTGACTTTTATCCTGATCTGGCTTCAGAGGATTACGTTACGCCGTTCGCGGTGTTTCATCAGCGTTATGCGACGAATACGTCCCCTACTTGGCATCGCGCTCAGCCGGGGCGGAAGCTGGGGCATAACGGCGAGATCAATACGGTGTGGGGAAATAGGGCGCGGATGGATGCTCGCGACTCGACGCTGCCGGTGGAGTGCAAGCCGGTGCTGACGAAGGATGGGACGGACTCTACGAGTCTGGATGAGGCGGTGGAACTGCTGTCGCAGAACGGGAGGACGCTGGCTGAGGCGGTTCGGATGCTGCTGCCGCCCGCGACGGAAGGGCATCATGAGTCTTCTTTTTTGAGGTACCACACGGATTGCGCAGAGCCTTGGGATGGTCCGGCTGCGCTTGCGTTCAGCGATGGACGCGTTGTAGGTGCAGCGCTGGATCGGAATGGACTGCGGCCTTGTCGATTTGCAATTACTAGTGGGGGGCTTGTGGTTGCGGGGTCGGAGGCGGGGCTGGTGGATCTCGATCCGGAAGAGGTGACGCATAGCGGACGGTTGGGGCCCGGGCAGATGCTGCTGGTGGATCTGGAGCACCACAAGGTTTATGAGGATGAGGAGTTGCTGGAGCTGTTTGATGCGGGGGCGACTTACGCGAAGTTGATGGAAGACACACCGCTGATTGCGGCTGAGGCGGGGGCGGTGGATTCGGCTGCGCTGGCTGCGGTCCAGCGTGGGTTTGGGTATACGCGTGAAGACGTGAAGATGATTCTGCAGCCGATGGCGCTGGAGGGGAAGGACGCTGTGTATTCGATGGGCGATGATACGCCGCTGGCGTTTCTGGCTCGGTCGCCGCGTCCGATCTATGCGTACTTTCGACAGAGGTTTGCGCAGGTGACCAATCCGCCGATCGACTCGTTGCGCGAGTCCTGCGTGGTGTCGCTGCATACGCGGCTTGGGCCTTGGCCTCACATGCTGGATAAGAATGCGCCGCTGCCTGGAGTGTCGCTGCCTTCTCCCTTTTTGACGCTGGGGCAGGTGGAGGCGTTGCGGAAGGGGGAGTATCCGCACAAGGAAGAGCTGAAGCTGGCGGAGTTGCAGGCGGTGTTTGGTGCGGAGAAGACGCTGACGCAGGGGATTGATGAGCTGTGCATGCAAGCGATCAAGCTGGTGCGCGAGGGAGCTCGGATTCTGTTGCTGTCTGATCGCAGTGCGAGTGTGGAGAGGTTGCCGATTCCGATGGCGATGGCTACCGGAGCGGTGCATCATTCGCTGGTGGATGCTGGTCTGCGGACGTTGGCTGGGCTTGCGGTTGAGGCTGGGGATTGCAGGGATATTCATCATGCTGCGGTGCTGATTGGTTATGGAGCGGGTGCGGTTTGTCCGTGGCTTGCGCTGGAGACGGGCAGGAGTCTTGCGCCTGCGGGTACGGATGCGGCGGATGCTGAGCGGAAGATGATGAAGTCGCTTGACGGAGGGCTCGCGAAGGTGATGTCGAAGATGGGGATCTCGGTGGTGGACAGCTACCGCGGGGCGCATCTGTTCGACATCCTCGGCTTGCACTCGAGTGTGGTGGCGCGATGTTTCTTTGGAACGCCGGCTCCATTGTCTGGTGTTGGATTTGCCGAGGTGGAGCGGCAGTTGCGTCAAACGTGGACGCCGGGTGAGGCTGCTGCTGCGGCTTCGGCGGAGTTGCCGGATTATGGCTGGGTGCGGTTTAGGAAGGCGGATGTCTCGGAGCCGCATGCGTGGCAGCCGCCGACGGTGAAGGCGTTGCAGTCGGTAGTGGGGAGTGCGCGGAATGTGCCGCAGCCTGCGGACCCTGCGGGTGCGTTCGCGATCTATACGCGGGATGTGATTGCGCGTGATCCTGCGGTGTTGCGGGATCTGCTGGAGATTCGTCCGGCGGGGCCTGAGCTGTCGTTGAGTGATGTGGAGACGCCTGCGAGTTTGTGTAAGCGGTTTGTGGCGAGTGCGATGTCGCTTGGGTCTTTGAGCCCGGAGGCTCACCAGACGATTACGGCTGCGATGAATATGCTGGGCGGGCGGTCGAATACGGGTGAGGGTGGCGAGGATTCGGCGGTCTACCGGCTGCATCCTGAAGGGGCGGAGCGGGTAGATTCGGGCGGAGGGATGAGTTTGGCTGCTCGGTCGGGCGGAGGCGCGGCGGTGGCCGAGGCTGCGGTAGAAGCGCCTGCGGTGCATGTGTCCTCAAACATGAACCTGAACAACAAGATCAAGCAGATTGCGTCGGGGCGGTTTGGTGTTACGGCTGAGTATCTCGTGCACGCTGAGGAGATTGAGATCAAAGTGGCGCAGGGAGCGAAGCCTGGTGAAGGTGGACAACTGCCGGGGCATAAGGTGAGTGGATTGATTGCGCGGTTGCGTCATGCTCAGCCGGGGGTGTCGCTCATCTCACCACCGCCGCATCATGATATTTACTCGATCGAGGATCTGGCGCAGCTGATCTATGACCTAAAGCGAGTTAATCCGAAGGCTGCGATTGGCGTGAAGTTGGTGTCGGGTTGTGGTGTGGGTACGGTTGCGGCTGGTGTGGCGAAGGCTTATGCGGATTACATCGTGATCGCTGGGAACACAGGCGGGACTGGTGCGGCTGCGCTTTCGAGCATCAAGTATGCGGGGAATCCCTGGGAGCTGGGGCTAGCTGAGGCGCAGCAGGTGCTGATGCAGAACGGCATGCGCGGACGCGTAAGACTGCGTACCGATGGCGGGCTGGCTACGGCGCGGGATATCTTGATTGCGGCGCTGCTGGGTGCGGATGAGTATGCGTTTGGGACGGCGGTGCTGGTGGTTCTGGGTTGCGATATGGCGCGGCAGTGTCACTTGAATACCTGTCCGACCGGGATTGCGACGCAGAAGCCGGAGCTGCGGGCGAAGTTTCGGGGGAAGCCGGAGCATGTGGTTCGGTTTTTTGAGCAGCTCTCGGGGGATCTGCAACATCTGCTGGCTCGCTATGGGCTGCCTTCGATTGAGGCGGCGATTGGGCGGGCGGATCTGCTGGAGCAGGTGCGGTTCGATGGGAATCTTGATCTGCAGCCAATGCTGGCGAAGGTATCGGATGGGCCAAGCCGGTTTATGGGCGTGCGGAATACGCAGCCTGTGGCGGGGCCGCCGCTGGATGAGGCCTGGGTTGGGCCGGCGATGGCGGCGACGGATGCTGGAGAGCCGTTTGTGGTGGACTCAAAGATTGCTAACAGCGATCGCGCGGTTGGTTCGCGGTTGGCGGGAGAGCTGGCGCTGCGTCGAGCGCAGGGAGAGCTTGTGGCGGATGTTACGTTCAACCTGACGGGGACGGCTGGGCAGTCGTTTGGCGCGTTCACGGTGGATGGAATGAAGCTGGTGCTCGAGGGACAGGCGAATGATTTCGTTGGGAAGGGGCTGTCGGGTGGCGAGCTTGTGATTCGGGCGCGTGGATTGGCGGCGAAGGACAGCGGGAAGCATGTGATTCTGGGGAATGTTGCTCTTTATGGGGCGACGTCTGGAAGGTTGTTCGCGGCGGGGCGGGCGGGAGAACGGTTTGCGGTTCGAAACTCCGGTGCGATTGCTGTCGTCGAGGGAGTTGGCGACCACGGGTGCGAGTACATGACTGGGGGAGTGGTGGCGATTCTTGGCAGGGTGGGGATCAACTTTGGCGCTGGGATGACGGGCGGTCTGGCGTGGGTTTTTGATGCCGATGGGTCCTTTGTGTCGGGGTTGAGGTATCATTCGGAGTTCATTGATGCTGAAGCATTTGATGCTGTTGGGGCGGAGGCGCAGGAGAGTCTGCGGGCTTTGATTGCAGAGCATGTCAGGGAGTCGGGGAGTGGGCTTGGGCAGACGATGCTGGCGGATTGGCCTGCGCGGGCGGTGGGGTTCATTCGGTTGACTCCGCGTCCCCAAGCTTAG
- a CDS encoding energy transducer TonB, protein MAFFSDSQETISHFGGSINELQDFFRISTVPYGEPDDFFAFARKLRKDIQLRTNLSVLAKSIMERESEISLRIFLTILAIASGGPDIATSEREISSPVNLIIDFLISIGSCSQISAEHPDSPCSTSTTDPAAIDHAGDFEALERVYVHPSLEAQSNTFAPTAIYDEEPSEELIPHSSFDSPLDPRHVASHDVNMLTESLSRLELNSLQVKFYLDSIDQRISRMEPRLENIPSLVLPAAPQPSGERVGSRLRDQSDAKFSATVPPTQQLSDPQTDQYPGESAQQVEATKETDINQATVAKEEIQLKIPQAKENPEVVTKPWMRFIHPLPSGKQYIFQIFLLGAALLLANLVYWRLVRDTTFAKSAPASEALPVAEALSPSSASSPDSPDQTQKPSVTLPTDAPGVNSQPTAQIDPSLNPKLPIITKPFDTNQPTHSNTSASLISTPTKSPDEVATDTASRAGGPPSAPRATTRWSPITISGRRVNVTSGVMAANLLSAPKPVYPKLASLTHTQGNVVMQAIISKRGTVENLRVIKGHHLLRGAATDAVRTWRFRPYIVDGVPVEVATIVSVDFVRH, encoded by the coding sequence ATGGCCTTTTTTTCAGACTCACAGGAAACAATCTCCCACTTCGGCGGCTCCATCAATGAGCTGCAGGATTTTTTTCGAATCAGTACAGTTCCTTACGGCGAGCCGGACGACTTCTTCGCATTTGCCCGGAAGCTCCGGAAGGACATCCAGCTTCGCACCAATCTCTCCGTTCTGGCCAAATCCATCATGGAAAGGGAGAGCGAAATCTCCCTCCGTATCTTCCTCACGATCCTCGCCATAGCCAGCGGCGGCCCGGACATCGCCACCTCTGAACGCGAGATCAGCTCACCGGTCAACCTCATCATCGACTTCCTCATCAGCATAGGAAGCTGCAGTCAGATCAGCGCCGAGCACCCTGACAGCCCCTGCTCCACGTCTACAACCGACCCTGCCGCAATCGACCATGCCGGAGATTTTGAAGCGCTCGAGCGCGTCTACGTCCATCCATCCCTCGAAGCGCAGTCCAACACCTTTGCGCCTACTGCCATCTACGACGAAGAACCCAGCGAAGAATTAATCCCTCACTCAAGCTTCGATTCCCCACTCGATCCGAGACACGTCGCCTCCCATGACGTCAACATGCTCACCGAATCGCTCAGCCGACTCGAGCTCAACAGTCTGCAGGTCAAGTTCTACCTCGACTCGATCGATCAACGCATCAGCCGGATGGAGCCGCGACTCGAAAACATTCCTTCGCTTGTCTTGCCCGCTGCGCCCCAACCCTCCGGCGAGCGCGTCGGCTCCCGCCTCAGAGACCAGAGCGACGCAAAGTTCTCCGCCACCGTTCCACCAACCCAACAGCTCAGCGATCCACAAACAGATCAGTACCCCGGCGAATCAGCCCAACAAGTGGAAGCCACCAAAGAAACCGACATAAACCAGGCAACCGTCGCAAAGGAAGAGATCCAGCTAAAGATCCCGCAGGCAAAAGAAAATCCCGAGGTGGTTACCAAGCCCTGGATGAGGTTCATACATCCGCTCCCCTCCGGGAAACAATATATCTTTCAGATCTTCCTTCTCGGTGCGGCACTGCTCCTTGCGAACCTGGTCTACTGGCGCCTTGTACGTGATACGACCTTCGCAAAATCGGCTCCAGCCAGTGAGGCTCTTCCTGTCGCCGAAGCTCTTTCACCCAGCTCCGCCTCGTCGCCGGACTCGCCTGATCAGACGCAAAAGCCCTCTGTAACCCTCCCCACCGACGCACCAGGCGTTAACTCGCAGCCCACCGCTCAGATCGATCCGTCGCTAAACCCAAAACTCCCCATCATCACGAAGCCATTCGACACCAATCAGCCGACTCACTCCAACACCTCCGCATCTTTGATCTCCACCCCCACCAAAAGCCCTGACGAGGTAGCCACCGACACCGCCTCTCGCGCAGGTGGCCCTCCGTCTGCCCCTCGCGCAACCACGCGATGGAGTCCCATAACGATCTCCGGTCGCCGCGTCAACGTCACGTCCGGCGTCATGGCAGCAAATCTCCTCTCCGCCCCAAAGCCTGTATACCCGAAGCTCGCCAGTCTCACCCACACGCAGGGCAACGTCGTCATGCAGGCCATCATCTCGAAGAGAGGTACCGTCGAGAACCTGCGCGTTATCAAAGGACATCATTTACTACGAGGCGCCGCAACCGACGCCGTGCGCACGTGGCGCTTCCGTCCCTACATCGTCGATGGAGTTCCAGTTGAGGTTGCAACTATCGTCAGTGTCGACTTCGTCCGGCACTAG
- a CDS encoding MBL fold metallo-hydrolase produces the protein MGTLVSGDTTMLRRANKVGRRFLNPVPTVIGGLSTIFKVLPRYLFNKAETVPTKTLGPFHTDVSVYAGVPVSGLRVTWMGHSSLLMEIDGLRVLIDPMWDERASPTRWMGPKRFFAAPMKLEDLPPVDVVLLSHDHFDHLGEATICGLARLDSMGEAKWLTSLGVGELLQGFGVDAGRITELDWTQSVSVGEVEITAVPSRHFSGRSLFNRFETLWSAFVFRGPKHKVYFGADSGWWEGFAEIGSVYGPFDLTMLEIGAFDALWDGIHLGPDGAARAFEALGGKGLMMPIHWGLFDLALHAWRQPITRMLEIAGEREILLWAPEPGRPSEVVAGVEVRSDWWR, from the coding sequence TTGGGGACTTTAGTATCCGGCGATACGACGATGCTGCGGCGGGCGAACAAGGTAGGGCGGAGGTTTTTGAATCCGGTGCCTACGGTGATCGGCGGGTTGAGCACGATCTTCAAGGTGCTGCCCCGTTACTTGTTCAACAAGGCGGAGACGGTGCCGACGAAGACGCTGGGGCCGTTCCACACCGATGTCTCCGTGTATGCTGGGGTTCCGGTGAGCGGTCTTCGGGTGACCTGGATGGGGCACTCGTCTTTGTTGATGGAGATTGATGGGTTGCGAGTGCTGATCGACCCGATGTGGGATGAGCGCGCTTCCCCAACGCGATGGATGGGGCCGAAGAGATTTTTTGCTGCACCGATGAAGCTGGAGGATCTGCCGCCTGTGGATGTGGTGCTGCTGTCGCACGACCACTTCGACCACTTGGGAGAGGCGACGATTTGTGGATTGGCGCGGCTCGATTCGATGGGCGAGGCGAAGTGGCTGACTTCGTTGGGAGTGGGAGAGCTGCTGCAGGGGTTTGGAGTCGATGCCGGGAGGATCACGGAGCTGGATTGGACGCAGAGTGTCTCGGTGGGTGAGGTGGAGATCACAGCTGTTCCGTCGAGGCATTTTTCCGGGAGGAGTCTATTCAATCGATTCGAGACGCTGTGGTCTGCGTTTGTGTTTCGCGGGCCGAAACATAAAGTCTACTTTGGCGCAGATTCGGGATGGTGGGAAGGGTTTGCAGAGATTGGCTCTGTATATGGGCCGTTCGATCTTACGATGCTCGAGATTGGCGCGTTCGATGCGTTGTGGGATGGAATTCATCTTGGGCCCGATGGCGCGGCGAGAGCATTTGAAGCGCTTGGCGGCAAGGGGCTGATGATGCCGATTCACTGGGGGCTGTTCGATCTGGCGCTGCATGCGTGGCGGCAACCGATCACGCGGATGCTGGAGATTGCGGGGGAGCGGGAGATTCTGTTGTGGGCTCCTGAGCCGGGGCGGCCTAGCGAGGTGGTAGCGGGGGTCGAGGTGCGGTCGGATTGGTGGCGGTGA